Proteins from one Verrucomicrobiia bacterium genomic window:
- the argB gene encoding acetylglutamate kinase, translating into MISAEDRAKVLIEALPYLQQFREAILVIKFGGSAMEDPNLVNLVLRDIALLDVVGMHPVVVHGGGKAITQKMNASGLNAHFVQGHRVTDLASIQLVETVLDQEVNPVLVKTLESFDVYARGISGKEVFQAHQASPLILENGESVDLGFVGEVAHVNKKPLLACLRHSIIPVLSPLGCDVQGNCLNVNADLAAMQAAIALQATKLIYLSDVPGILRDRNDEKSLISSVNEADVERLKKEGVLSGGMLPKIESALDAVKRGVGKVQFVDGRKPHSLLLELFTDAGFGTEIVLE; encoded by the coding sequence ATGATTTCTGCCGAAGATCGTGCTAAAGTTTTAATTGAAGCATTGCCTTATCTTCAACAATTTCGCGAGGCGATTTTGGTGATTAAATTTGGCGGGAGCGCCATGGAGGATCCCAATTTGGTTAATCTGGTGTTGCGCGATATTGCTTTGTTGGATGTGGTGGGTATGCATCCTGTTGTTGTGCATGGCGGAGGAAAAGCTATTACACAAAAAATGAATGCCAGCGGGTTAAATGCGCATTTTGTGCAAGGGCATCGCGTTACGGATTTGGCTTCTATTCAATTAGTCGAAACGGTTTTGGATCAAGAAGTGAATCCTGTTTTAGTCAAAACTTTGGAAAGTTTTGATGTTTATGCTCGTGGCATTTCTGGCAAAGAAGTGTTTCAAGCGCATCAAGCGTCACCTTTAATTTTGGAAAATGGTGAGAGTGTGGATTTAGGTTTTGTCGGTGAAGTCGCGCATGTGAATAAAAAACCTTTGTTAGCTTGTTTGCGGCATAGCATCATTCCTGTGTTGTCGCCTTTAGGTTGCGATGTTCAGGGCAACTGTCTTAATGTGAATGCGGATTTGGCGGCTATGCAAGCGGCGATTGCGTTGCAGGCAACGAAATTAATTTATCTTTCCGACGTTCCTGGAATTCTTCGGGACCGTAATGATGAAAAAAGTTTAATTTCAAGCGTGAATGAGGCCGATGTGGAGCGATTAAAAAAAGAAGGCGTGTTATCTGGTGGCATGTTGCCAAAAATTGAAAGCGCTTTGGATGCTGTCAAACGAGGAGTGGGTAAGGTGCAATTTGTCGATGGGCGCAAGCCGCACTCACTTTTATTAGAACTTTTTACCGATGCTGGATTTGGCACGGAAATCGTGCTTGAATAG
- the bioF gene encoding 8-amino-7-oxononanoate synthase, translating to MTNSFENFLSNELKIIQQQNLLRQLHNRNEKPYYNFSSNDYLGLNHHPALKEAAIQALEDYGSGTGASRLICGHFKIHQQLEEALAQFKKTEAALTFSSGYATAVGAIPSLVGKEDVIILDKLCHACLIDAAKLSQAKLRIFKHNHLEQLESHLKWAQSHKKEKKSKILIITEAVFSMDGDWSLLKEIVTLKEKYGAWLFVDEAHSTGIFGKTRAGLCQHLNVNDHVEIQMGTLSKAIGVSGGYIAGSRSLIDFLINRARSFIFSTAVPATNAAAALASLRLISSAEGQHRCETLWQLVDQFKQGLVNNTLGQSPIFPIILGDSKKALTAAENLKAKGFWIPAIRYPTVPKNQARLRVTLSASHSSQTITELIETLNAII from the coding sequence ATGACAAATTCATTTGAAAATTTTTTATCCAACGAACTTAAAATAATCCAACAACAAAACCTGCTCCGCCAACTCCATAATCGAAACGAAAAACCTTACTACAATTTTTCTTCCAACGATTATTTAGGACTAAATCATCACCCTGCTTTAAAAGAAGCGGCTATTCAAGCGCTGGAAGATTACGGATCAGGAACAGGCGCCTCACGTTTAATTTGTGGCCATTTCAAAATTCATCAACAACTCGAAGAAGCGCTTGCTCAATTTAAAAAAACAGAAGCTGCGCTAACTTTTTCCAGCGGCTATGCAACAGCCGTGGGAGCGATTCCCAGTTTAGTGGGTAAGGAAGATGTCATTATTTTAGATAAATTATGTCACGCTTGTCTTATCGACGCGGCAAAACTAAGCCAAGCAAAACTTCGCATTTTTAAACACAATCACCTTGAACAACTCGAAAGCCATCTCAAATGGGCGCAATCTCATAAAAAAGAGAAAAAAAGTAAAATATTGATCATTACCGAAGCCGTTTTTTCTATGGATGGCGATTGGTCGCTTCTTAAAGAAATCGTAACTTTAAAAGAAAAATATGGGGCTTGGCTTTTTGTCGACGAAGCCCATAGCACCGGCATTTTCGGCAAAACACGAGCGGGTCTCTGTCAACATTTAAATGTCAACGATCATGTTGAAATCCAAATGGGCACCTTAAGCAAAGCGATTGGTGTTAGCGGAGGTTATATTGCAGGTTCACGATCTCTCATTGATTTTCTCATCAATCGCGCGCGCAGTTTTATTTTCTCCACTGCTGTGCCAGCGACCAATGCTGCAGCTGCTTTGGCCAGCCTCCGACTTATTTCCTCCGCAGAAGGCCAGCATCGCTGTGAAACTCTGTGGCAACTCGTCGATCAATTCAAACAAGGTTTGGTAAATAATACTTTAGGTCAAAGCCCCATCTTTCCTATCATTTTGGGAGATTCTAAAAAAGCGCTTACAGCCGCTGAAAATTTAAAAGCAAAAGGATTTTGGATTCCAGCCATTCGCTATCCCACCGTTCCCAAAAATCAAGCACGCCTACGGGTTACGTTATCTGCCAGCCATTCCTCTCAAACAATTACAGAATTGATCGAGACTTTAAATGCGATAATTTAA
- the argJ gene encoding bifunctional glutamate N-acetyltransferase/amino-acid acetyltransferase ArgJ, with amino-acid sequence MKLKKFVLVKQGGVTTPQGFVSSGVSANIKKNRKLDLALIVSETPAVAAGTFTTNQIKAAPVHVSIEHLKSDLARAILANSGNANACTGVQGIGDAKEMTNLAAMMLGCREKEVFVCSTGRIGRLLPMEKVRRGISRAIKHLTHEGAHATAKAIMTSDTVEKEIAVRFKIGAKTVHLGACAKGAGMIDPTMATMLCFITTDAAIDRKTLNRCLHVAVEQSFNSICVDGDMSTNDTVLILANGQAKNPILKSYHPELDVFQTALNFVTRELAKKIVLDGEGVSKLVTVAIKGAANTRAAKIAAEAISRSCLVKTSWAGNDPNWGRLMAALGYSSARVREELVDIYYDGLLVVRNGKQTDYPATKLKHIVSKPHFQITIHLHLGEGEYTLYTSDLTEEYVKLNLSE; translated from the coding sequence ATGAAACTTAAAAAGTTTGTCCTGGTAAAACAGGGTGGAGTAACAACGCCTCAAGGTTTTGTTTCGAGCGGCGTAAGCGCTAATATTAAAAAAAATCGAAAGTTAGATTTGGCGTTGATTGTGAGTGAAACGCCTGCCGTGGCGGCTGGCACTTTTACTACCAACCAAATCAAGGCGGCGCCTGTTCACGTTTCCATAGAACATTTAAAAAGTGATTTGGCTCGCGCGATTTTGGCAAATAGCGGCAATGCCAATGCTTGCACGGGTGTTCAAGGAATTGGAGACGCTAAAGAAATGACGAATTTGGCGGCCATGATGTTGGGATGTCGCGAAAAAGAAGTGTTCGTTTGTTCGACGGGTCGAATTGGACGATTGTTACCCATGGAAAAAGTGCGACGGGGCATTTCTCGAGCGATAAAACATTTAACGCATGAAGGCGCTCATGCTACGGCTAAAGCGATTATGACTTCTGACACGGTCGAAAAAGAAATCGCCGTGCGATTTAAAATTGGCGCGAAAACGGTTCATTTGGGGGCCTGCGCAAAAGGGGCTGGTATGATTGATCCTACTATGGCCACCATGCTATGTTTTATTACGACTGATGCGGCGATTGATCGAAAAACGTTGAATCGCTGTTTGCACGTTGCTGTAGAACAATCCTTTAATAGTATTTGTGTGGATGGGGATATGAGCACCAATGACACGGTTTTGATACTGGCAAATGGGCAGGCTAAAAATCCTATTTTGAAAAGTTATCACCCCGAGCTCGACGTTTTTCAAACTGCGCTTAATTTTGTGACACGTGAACTGGCCAAGAAAATAGTGTTAGACGGGGAAGGAGTCAGTAAATTGGTCACGGTTGCGATTAAAGGCGCTGCGAATACGCGCGCTGCTAAAATAGCGGCGGAAGCGATTTCCCGTTCCTGTTTGGTGAAGACTTCGTGGGCTGGTAACGATCCTAACTGGGGACGATTGATGGCAGCTTTGGGTTATTCTTCAGCGCGGGTGAGGGAGGAGTTGGTGGATATTTATTATGATGGTTTGCTTGTGGTAAGAAATGGGAAGCAAACCGATTATCCTGCGACGAAATTAAAGCACATTGTTTCTAAACCTCATTTTCAAATTACGATTCATCTGCATTTAGGAGAAGGTGAATACACTCTCTATACTAGTGACCTTACCGAAGAGTATGTGAAATTGAATTTATCCGAATAA
- a CDS encoding mechanosensitive ion channel family protein, translating to MESVTNAVENIRTTVASLHRHTNLSEWIQFGIIVVIGLLAVWLVNRFGIRFLVKILKNKQIPAAYAIGGAISAPLCLVMVVFFLNTAKSVFKHMPGWLWQRVEYLAVWIYGFAVVVFLFRLVDIILSLLQRKWQQADRDLNTQMIRLLGQASKFLILFVALIMILDQAGIKVLGLITGLGFLGAAVALAAQNTLANLIGSVEILADRLFKVGDRITFSDYDGFVTRMGLRSVELTSLYGIRINLPNKDLVDKQIRNLSRGRFVNTNIRVGITYDSSREKIERAMKLLEEIIEEAKRRLDFPEVESYVTHFRQMADYFLEIEIVFWAVYTTGREYWGMMTPIHLAIKEKFDAAGIEFAFPTQTLHIEGLKK from the coding sequence ATGGAATCGGTTACGAATGCAGTTGAAAATATCCGCACGACAGTGGCATCGTTACATCGCCATACGAATTTATCTGAATGGATTCAATTTGGCATCATCGTTGTTATAGGTTTATTAGCAGTTTGGTTAGTGAATCGTTTCGGGATTCGTTTTTTAGTCAAGATTTTGAAAAATAAACAAATCCCTGCGGCTTATGCGATCGGAGGCGCGATTTCTGCTCCTTTGTGTCTGGTAATGGTGGTGTTTTTTTTGAATACGGCCAAGTCGGTTTTTAAACATATGCCAGGTTGGCTTTGGCAGCGGGTGGAGTATTTAGCTGTCTGGATTTATGGATTTGCGGTGGTGGTTTTTCTTTTTCGTTTGGTGGATATTATTCTTTCTCTTTTGCAAAGAAAATGGCAACAGGCTGATCGAGATCTGAATACCCAAATGATTCGTCTTTTAGGACAGGCATCAAAATTTCTTATTTTGTTCGTGGCCTTAATTATGATTTTGGATCAAGCCGGGATTAAGGTGCTAGGCTTAATTACGGGTTTAGGATTTTTAGGCGCTGCGGTGGCATTGGCAGCGCAAAACACTTTGGCTAATTTGATTGGTTCAGTAGAAATTTTGGCTGATCGACTTTTTAAAGTGGGCGATCGCATTACTTTTTCTGATTATGATGGTTTTGTGACGCGTATGGGTTTGCGAAGTGTGGAGCTGACCTCGTTGTATGGAATTCGCATTAATCTTCCTAACAAAGATTTGGTTGATAAACAAATTCGCAATTTATCGCGTGGACGATTTGTTAACACGAATATTCGAGTGGGTATTACATATGATAGTAGTCGAGAAAAAATTGAGCGGGCAATGAAGTTGTTAGAGGAAATTATTGAGGAGGCAAAACGAAGGTTGGATTTTCCTGAAGTTGAAAGTTATGTGACGCATTTTAGACAAATGGCCGATTATTTTTTGGAGATCGAAATTGTTTTTTGGGCAGTTTATACGACCGGTCGAGAATATTGGGGTATGATGACACCGATTCATCTGGCGATTAAAGAAAAATTTGACGCGGCTGGAATCGAATTTGCTTTCCCTACACAAACGTTACATATTGAAGGTCTTAAAAAATGA
- a CDS encoding DUF5069 domain-containing protein — MSVNDLTQRSPRSPRVRLGGYVILPRCLDKCRADIAGKIGEYHFDCPLDKRFLSFVDISADELKEQVARDKGDREILEWITAHAKHKPTAWEIAEWSRYREQEVASDVEFRDFVQKTHSELAPHRSDIATLFDLLDLDDYVSFGGKP; from the coding sequence ATGTCTGTGAATGATTTAACGCAACGTTCCCCTCGTAGTCCTCGGGTTCGTTTAGGAGGTTATGTAATTTTGCCTCGTTGTTTGGATAAATGTCGCGCCGATATCGCTGGCAAAATAGGGGAATATCATTTTGATTGTCCTTTGGATAAACGTTTTTTGAGTTTTGTGGATATTTCTGCGGATGAACTGAAGGAGCAGGTTGCTCGAGATAAAGGTGATCGAGAAATTTTAGAATGGATCACGGCTCATGCGAAACATAAACCAACGGCTTGGGAAATTGCTGAATGGTCGCGTTATCGTGAACAGGAAGTCGCAAGCGATGTGGAGTTCCGAGATTTTGTGCAAAAAACTCATTCTGAACTAGCTCCTCATCGAAGTGATATTGCTACGCTTTTTGATCTTTTGGATCTAGACGATTATGTGAGTTTCGGTGGCAAACCCTAG
- the polX gene encoding DNA polymerase/3'-5' exonuclease PolX, whose product MITKDDVATALADIAIFMELKGENPFKTRAYQNAVRIIQTTTGDLSKMVEENRLEELPGIGKSMQEKITELVKTGRSQYLEELKTSFPPHLTELFQIPGLGPKKIKLLYEKLNIDSVDSLEKACLEDRVAHIPTLGKKTQENILARIAQRRTFSEKHRYGDVIALAETLVDSLRKCPAVIRVSMAGSFRRGKEVVKDLDLLASSPRPKEVMDYFVSLPLVVEVVNHGDTKSSVLLEDGLACDLRVVSDKEYPYALHHFTGSKEHNIAMRHRAIERGMKMSEWGLFRISNSESNPVEEEELILCKTEEEIFNQLGLDYIPPELREDLGEIQAAENHAIPQLIEWTEICGTFHCHTTASDGRSSLQEMAEAAQTLGLKYLGIADHSKAAFQANGLSEERLLNQIKEIQQWNKTSEEFKLLAGCEVDILKNGQLDFSDDILEQLDYVVASVHNSFSQDEATMTQRIIQAVENEHVTFIGHLTGRLLLERDGYAVNVKKVIEACVANDTWIELNANPYRLDMDWRWWKLARDLGVKCVINPDAHHTSQLAFLRIGINIARKGWLRKQDVINTLPLKKIKEIL is encoded by the coding sequence ATGATCACCAAAGACGACGTCGCCACCGCCCTCGCGGATATTGCCATTTTTATGGAATTAAAAGGAGAAAACCCTTTTAAAACACGTGCCTACCAAAATGCAGTAAGAATCATACAAACCACGACAGGCGATCTATCAAAAATGGTAGAAGAAAATCGTTTGGAGGAATTGCCAGGCATTGGTAAATCCATGCAAGAAAAAATTACAGAACTTGTTAAAACGGGTCGATCCCAGTATCTTGAAGAACTCAAAACCTCTTTTCCTCCTCATTTGACGGAGCTTTTTCAAATTCCCGGCCTGGGTCCTAAAAAAATTAAATTACTCTATGAAAAATTGAACATCGACTCCGTTGATTCCTTAGAAAAAGCATGTCTGGAAGATCGCGTCGCTCACATTCCCACTTTGGGAAAAAAAACTCAGGAAAATATTCTCGCGCGTATTGCGCAACGCCGAACCTTTAGCGAAAAACATCGTTATGGCGATGTTATTGCTCTCGCGGAAACGCTGGTCGATTCCTTACGAAAATGTCCTGCAGTTATTCGAGTTAGCATGGCAGGGAGTTTTCGACGCGGTAAAGAAGTAGTAAAAGACTTAGATCTGCTCGCCTCTTCGCCTCGCCCCAAAGAAGTAATGGATTATTTTGTTTCGTTGCCACTGGTGGTTGAAGTTGTCAATCATGGCGACACAAAATCCAGCGTCTTATTAGAAGACGGCTTAGCTTGTGATCTTCGAGTTGTAAGCGATAAAGAATATCCTTACGCCTTGCACCATTTTACTGGAAGCAAAGAACATAATATCGCCATGCGCCACCGCGCTATTGAACGCGGCATGAAAATGAGTGAATGGGGACTTTTCAGGATTTCAAATTCCGAATCAAATCCAGTCGAAGAAGAAGAGTTGATTCTTTGTAAAACAGAAGAAGAAATTTTCAATCAACTTGGCTTGGACTATATTCCACCCGAACTTCGCGAAGACCTAGGTGAAATTCAAGCAGCCGAAAATCATGCCATTCCTCAATTAATCGAATGGACCGAAATTTGCGGCACATTCCATTGTCACACCACCGCTAGCGATGGTCGAAGTTCGCTTCAAGAAATGGCGGAAGCGGCCCAAACGTTGGGCTTGAAATATCTCGGCATTGCAGACCATAGCAAGGCCGCTTTTCAAGCTAACGGCCTTTCTGAGGAACGACTTTTGAATCAAATAAAAGAAATCCAACAATGGAATAAAACATCAGAAGAATTCAAACTTTTGGCCGGTTGCGAAGTCGATATTTTAAAAAACGGTCAACTCGATTTTTCTGACGATATTTTAGAGCAACTTGATTATGTCGTTGCATCCGTTCACAACTCCTTCTCTCAGGATGAAGCCACTATGACACAACGCATTATCCAAGCAGTCGAAAATGAACATGTTACTTTTATTGGCCATCTCACAGGCCGTCTTTTACTAGAACGCGACGGTTATGCTGTGAATGTGAAAAAAGTTATCGAAGCTTGCGTCGCTAATGACACGTGGATTGAACTCAATGCCAATCCTTATCGGCTCGACATGGATTGGCGCTGGTGGAAACTAGCTCGCGATTTAGGCGTAAAATGCGTCATTAATCCCGACGCGCATCACACCTCACAATTAGCTTTCTTACGAATCGGCATCAATATTGCCCGCAAAGGTTGGCTCCGAAAACAAGATGTAATCAACACTCTGCCTTTGAAAAAAATAAAAGAAATACTCTAA
- the argF gene encoding ornithine carbamoyltransferase, translated as MRHFLSILDFSAQDIREVLALTKKLKMDRHLIQPLRGETWTLIFSKASTRTRVSFEVGLRELGANVIFLAAHDIQLGRGEPIRDTARVIGRMAHGAVIRTFAQQDVVDFARYSKIPTINALTDEEHPCQILTDIFTIEELRGPIEKQRVVFIGDGACNVPASWMLAAKQLQFELIIAAPSGYQPSEMLVKQTGVKVTASLEEAVKNADVLYTDVWVSMGKELEKETRLKALGGYQINEKILSLAKPDALVLHCLPAYRGLEITDSVLERHAETIFTEAENRLHVQKAIITFLKQSIHSQS; from the coding sequence ATGAGGCATTTTCTTTCTATTTTAGATTTTTCGGCTCAAGACATTCGCGAAGTTTTAGCTTTAACAAAAAAGTTAAAAATGGATCGTCATTTGATTCAACCCTTGCGCGGAGAAACTTGGACTTTGATTTTTTCTAAAGCTTCCACGCGCACGCGTGTTTCTTTTGAGGTGGGGCTTCGCGAATTGGGCGCAAATGTCATTTTTCTTGCTGCGCATGATATTCAGTTGGGACGAGGCGAGCCGATTCGTGACACGGCACGGGTTATTGGTCGTATGGCACATGGCGCAGTGATTCGCACTTTTGCTCAGCAAGATGTGGTAGATTTTGCGCGTTACAGTAAAATTCCTACGATTAATGCATTAACGGATGAAGAGCATCCCTGCCAAATTTTGACTGATATTTTTACCATTGAAGAATTGCGTGGTCCTATTGAAAAGCAGCGCGTGGTTTTTATTGGTGATGGGGCGTGCAATGTTCCGGCTTCCTGGATGCTAGCGGCAAAGCAGTTGCAGTTTGAGTTAATTATTGCGGCGCCTTCTGGTTATCAACCTTCGGAAATGTTAGTCAAACAAACGGGCGTGAAGGTTACTGCTTCGCTTGAAGAAGCGGTCAAGAATGCTGACGTGCTTTATACCGATGTTTGGGTTTCTATGGGGAAGGAATTGGAAAAGGAAACGCGATTAAAAGCGTTAGGCGGTTATCAAATTAACGAAAAGATTCTTTCTTTGGCTAAACCCGACGCGCTTGTGTTGCATTGTCTGCCCGCTTATCGTGGTTTGGAAATTACGGACTCTGTTTTAGAGCGGCATGCAGAAACTATTTTTACTGAAGCAGAAAATCGTTTGCATGTTCAAAAAGCAATTATCACTTTTCTCAAGCAATCAATTCATTCACAATCGTAG
- a CDS encoding carbon starvation protein A → MSLLLIIIICSVVLSLAYGIYGGFLFRWLRPDDRKTPAHAQYDGVDFVPARTAVVTGQHFSAIAAAGPIVGPILAGLYFGWLPALLWILLGAIFVGGVHDMASLFASIRHKACSIAEVVRQRMSRSVYLVFLLFIWLSLVYVIIAFADLTAASFAKATSFSVNFGVGNESAISISGGGVATAAVVYLGISVLLGLITFRWKASLLPGAVVSVLAIGFAIWFGQRYPLNWPAAWNATKTWDWALLVYCFFASILPMWLLLQPRGFLGSLFLYAVLLVGIVGTVVGTFSSQLTLQFPMWRGETSPIGPLFPFLFITIACGACSGFHSIVSSGTTSKQLNCEKDIKPVAYGAMLLEAMVAVLALLTLMVLPATTSLKNPDAIFAQGIGRLLSFFGVPMEFAITFGLLAFSTFIFDTLDVCTRLGRYVFQELLGLQGKWAGVWATAVTLAFPAIYLSIAPEGVWRQFWIIFGTSNQLLAALTLVGVSVWLKTQQRNPWPALAPAIFMLVITGIALFHSLSSFGKILISSQKISSIVFLNFGITLVLLALGFFVTFQAFKTLSFKVVAASDSSRAQINF, encoded by the coding sequence ATGAGTTTGCTGCTAATTATTATTATTTGTAGCGTGGTTCTGAGTTTGGCCTATGGAATTTATGGAGGGTTTCTTTTTCGCTGGTTAAGGCCTGATGATCGAAAGACCCCAGCGCATGCGCAGTATGATGGTGTGGATTTTGTGCCTGCGCGAACGGCGGTGGTTACGGGACAACATTTTAGCGCGATCGCTGCTGCGGGGCCGATTGTGGGGCCGATTTTAGCGGGTCTTTATTTTGGTTGGTTGCCTGCTTTGCTTTGGATTTTGTTGGGAGCGATTTTTGTGGGAGGTGTGCATGATATGGCTTCGCTTTTTGCGAGTATTCGTCACAAGGCTTGTTCGATTGCGGAGGTGGTGAGACAGCGAATGAGTCGTTCGGTTTATTTGGTTTTTCTTTTGTTTATTTGGCTTTCGTTGGTTTATGTGATTATTGCGTTTGCGGATTTGACGGCGGCTTCTTTTGCTAAGGCGACTTCTTTTTCTGTCAATTTTGGAGTTGGAAACGAAAGTGCGATTTCTATTTCTGGCGGAGGGGTGGCGACGGCGGCTGTCGTTTATCTTGGGATTAGTGTTTTATTGGGGTTAATTACTTTTCGTTGGAAAGCTTCTTTGTTGCCCGGGGCTGTTGTGAGTGTGTTAGCTATTGGTTTCGCGATTTGGTTTGGTCAACGTTATCCGTTGAATTGGCCTGCTGCGTGGAATGCCACAAAAACGTGGGATTGGGCTTTGTTGGTTTACTGTTTTTTTGCGTCCATTTTGCCGATGTGGTTATTGCTGCAACCGCGCGGTTTTTTGGGTAGTTTATTTTTGTATGCGGTGTTGTTAGTGGGAATAGTGGGAACGGTTGTGGGAACTTTTTCTTCTCAACTTACTTTGCAATTTCCTATGTGGCGTGGTGAAACTTCTCCTATTGGGCCATTATTTCCTTTTTTATTTATCACGATTGCTTGTGGAGCTTGTAGTGGTTTTCATTCGATTGTTTCCAGTGGCACAACGAGTAAGCAGTTGAATTGCGAAAAGGATATCAAGCCTGTGGCGTATGGCGCCATGCTGCTCGAAGCAATGGTAGCAGTTTTAGCGCTGCTTACTTTAATGGTGTTGCCTGCGACAACTTCGTTGAAAAATCCGGATGCTATTTTTGCGCAGGGAATTGGTCGTTTGCTTTCTTTTTTTGGCGTGCCAATGGAGTTTGCGATTACTTTTGGGTTGCTTGCGTTTAGCACATTTATTTTTGATACACTCGATGTTTGCACACGTTTAGGGCGTTATGTTTTTCAGGAGTTACTGGGTTTGCAAGGGAAATGGGCTGGGGTTTGGGCCACCGCAGTAACTTTGGCGTTTCCTGCAATTTATTTATCTATAGCACCCGAAGGAGTTTGGCGACAGTTTTGGATTATTTTCGGAACGAGCAATCAATTGTTAGCGGCTCTTACTTTAGTCGGAGTTTCTGTTTGGTTGAAAACGCAACAACGCAATCCTTGGCCTGCGTTAGCACCGGCGATTTTTATGTTAGTGATTACTGGGATTGCTTTGTTTCATAGTTTAAGTTCTTTTGGGAAAATTCTGATTAGTTCACAAAAAATTTCTTCTATCGTTTTTTTAAATTTTGGTATTACGCTTGTTTTATTGGCGTTAGGGTTTTTTGTAACGTTTCAAGCGTTTAAAACGTTGAGTTTTAAAGTAGTCGCAGCAAGCGATTCATCACGAGCACAAATCAATTTTTAA
- a CDS encoding amidohydrolase family protein, translating to MIIRATCLLPMTGPPISPGWLEIQNDKIIQIQSGTPSHCDLDLAGYLIAPGLIDCHCHLDYTLLRNRIPPTQSFVDWLKKIIQLKTTFSLEDYRQSILNGFEELIDHGTTTVLNIESFLDVIATLQPPIRTYWAIEGIDIKTPFHFPKKNQALSPHAPYTASETLYQFAKQEAEKNKKLFTTHVNESYEENEMFLSRSGKLYDFLRELGRDMSDCQGKDALNCLLEKKMLPQGALLTHCNYLTTSAFEKIKKINAVIVHCPETHAYFNRKPFPYDHFHQHHIPVVLGSDSLASASTLSLLANLQQFHRTQPKLSYKTLLRMVTLDAANALRQTDQLGCFKPGAFADVIAVPFSPQNDPYETMVNYTKKVPFVMSAGKILRAV from the coding sequence ATGATTATTCGAGCCACATGCCTGCTACCCATGACGGGACCTCCTATTTCGCCAGGTTGGCTCGAAATTCAAAACGATAAAATCATCCAAATACAATCTGGCACACCATCTCATTGCGATCTAGATCTTGCGGGTTATCTTATCGCACCCGGCCTCATCGATTGCCATTGCCACCTAGATTACACTTTACTGCGAAATCGTATTCCTCCAACCCAATCCTTTGTCGATTGGCTAAAAAAAATCATCCAGCTCAAAACCACATTCTCATTAGAAGATTATCGCCAATCTATTCTTAATGGTTTTGAAGAATTGATCGATCATGGCACGACAACCGTTCTGAATATCGAATCATTTCTCGATGTCATTGCTACACTACAACCACCCATTCGGACCTACTGGGCAATAGAAGGGATTGATATCAAAACGCCATTTCATTTTCCGAAAAAAAACCAAGCGCTTTCCCCCCACGCCCCCTACACCGCTTCAGAAACCCTCTACCAATTCGCCAAACAAGAAGCAGAAAAAAATAAAAAACTCTTTACTACCCATGTCAACGAATCCTATGAAGAAAACGAAATGTTTCTTTCGCGATCAGGAAAACTCTACGATTTTTTAAGAGAACTCGGTCGCGACATGTCCGATTGCCAAGGTAAAGACGCTTTAAACTGTCTTTTAGAAAAAAAAATGTTACCTCAAGGCGCTTTACTAACACATTGCAATTATTTAACAACTAGCGCGTTTGAAAAAATTAAAAAAATAAATGCTGTAATCGTTCACTGTCCAGAAACTCATGCTTATTTCAATCGAAAACCTTTTCCTTACGACCATTTTCATCAACACCATATCCCTGTAGTTTTGGGCAGCGACAGTTTAGCAAGTGCCTCCACCTTAAGCCTCCTCGCCAATTTGCAACAATTTCATCGCACCCAACCCAAACTGTCTTATAAAACTTTATTGCGCATGGTAACCCTCGATGCTGCAAACGCGTTGCGACAAACCGATCAACTCGGCTGCTTTAAACCAGGCGCTTTCGCCGATGTTATTGCGGTTCCATTCTCTCCCCAAAATGACCCTTATGAAACCATGGTCAATTATACCAAAAAAGTTCCTTTTGTTATGAGTGCCGGAAAAATTTTACGAGCTGTTTAA